A DNA window from Hyphomicrobiales bacterium 4NK60-0047b contains the following coding sequences:
- a CDS encoding pyridoxamine 5'-phosphate oxidase family protein, whose amino-acid sequence MAKQYPSLNNDLSDFIKRQNIFFTASGTKDSYINLSPRSTECLRIINENTVVYHDKTGSSNETAAHIKADGRLTIMFCSFEGPPKILRLYGQGEVLHRNSEEYKTIIEKSFNSKTYPGARQIIRLNFDLVQTSCGFGVPLFDYQDDRDNLDRWAENQGPEGIKDYWQRKNLNSLDGLPTGIFDE is encoded by the coding sequence ATGGCAAAACAATACCCTAGCTTAAATAACGATCTATCAGACTTTATTAAACGCCAGAACATTTTTTTCACAGCGTCCGGCACAAAAGATAGCTATATAAATCTCTCTCCAAGAAGCACTGAGTGCTTGAGAATTATCAATGAAAACACCGTTGTTTATCATGATAAAACCGGCAGCAGCAATGAAACAGCAGCTCATATAAAAGCTGATGGCAGACTAACCATCATGTTCTGCTCGTTTGAAGGTCCCCCTAAAATTCTAAGGCTTTACGGGCAAGGCGAAGTGCTCCACCGAAACAGTGAAGAGTACAAAACGATTATCGAGAAGTCTTTTAATAGCAAAACATATCCAGGCGCTAGACAAATCATCCGATTAAATTTCGATTTGGTTCAAACATCTTGCGGCTTTGGAGTTCCCCTCTTTGACTATCAAGATGACAGAGACAACCTGGACCGTTGGGCAGAAAACCAGGGGCCCGAAGGCATCAAAGACTATTGGCAAAGAAAAAACTTAAACAGTTTAGACGGTCTGCCAACAGGTATCTTTGATGAATAA